GAGCCTGGCTCCCGGCCCCAGGGCCATGAGTCAGCAGGGTCCTGCCCAGGCCTGACTCCCAACCCCGCCAGCGAGGGGAGGGCCACCGCGGTGCCAATGGGGAGAAGCCACCCTAGGGACGGGAGGCCCTTAGGGAAGCCTGCAGGGCTAGAGCTTCCTGCTTCTGCCATGGTCTTCCTAGCCAggacccagcccctccctcagggctgctgctggccAGGTGCCCACTCTCAGCTCAGGCCCCAGGGCCACCATCTGCACCCCCAGGGGCCCTGCCCCACCAGGGGCTGTGTGGGCCTTGGCCCAGCTCCCACCATCTTGGATGGCctcaccctcccccccccagcAGCTTAGCCaacttcctccccctcccaagggCGCATCTCTAGGAGGCAGACATGAAGAGACTCCCCTTGGAGAAAGAACCCTGAAGACCTCTGCTTCCTCCCCCACTCGTGAATATATTAAATTGTGCAGCttgctccagcccctccctgcagaTCTCCATGGCAACCGGAAAGCATTCCAAGTCCGAGTCTGAGTCCAAGTCCATCCAGCGCCAGCGGGGGGCTTCAGCCTCTCCCCGACTCCTCCCCCGGAGGGTGAGACCCCACATTCCACAGGGGCCAGAGGGGAGGACGAGCTGGGGCCTCAGTCCTCAGCCCCCTCTTCCTCGGCGTGGGGGGCCCCGGGGGGATCCTCGGGCTCAGGGGTCTGCCCGCCggggtgggagtgagggtgggggtgggggtgggcgccCGGCGGGGGGACCGGCGCGTCCTCGCCCTGAACGTAGACACTCAGCCCCTCGTGGCTGGGCTCCTTGCCGCACGCCTGGCAGCTGCAGTGCAGAATCTTCTCCACCAGCTTGTCCACCCTGGGCACCTCCTCGTGGCCGGGGCACTCCAAGGTcacctggagagggcaggagagaagggagagatgttcccaaaggcctggggcaggcagggaggccCCCAGGGTACCACACCTCATGGGACCAGGAATCCGAGAGAGCCCCGAATCCTGGGCCCTACGATACCCCAGTTAGGTCTGTGGGCCCATCCAGGGGGAGGGGGCTTGAGGCCCTGCAGGAGCCACCTGACTTGTCCACTCGCATCCACTTCTGCCACCTTCCTATCCATTCcctcacagcagccagagggcacCCTGAGGGAAGAGACCCGCTGTGGCCTGCCCCTGCTTAAAATCCCCCTCGACGCTCCCACTGCACTTGGAGAAAAATCCTGACTCCTCACTAAGGCCACCCAGGACCTTCAGGCTGCCCCTGGCGGACCTCTCCACCCCTCACCCGGCACCACTCCTGCCAACTCTGTGCTGCCTCATGTGCCTGAGActtggcacatgctgttccctctgcctggaaggtcCTTGCCCGACCCATCCCCTACCACCTGTCCTCAGCTTTGCCCATTAACTTCTACTCAACCTCTGGATCTGAGTCCAGACATCACTTCCACAAAGATCCCCCTCCCAACCCCCCGCCCAGCTGAGGTTTGCCCCGTGTGAGCCCCTTCAGCATCTTGCTCTTCTCCTATTGTCACACTTCTGgttgcccttccttccttttctttctctccttccttccacagaGCACCTACTCCAGGCCAGCTCTGGAGACACAAGGACAGGCATGGTCCCTCAAGGAACTGAGAGTCTCATGGAGGAAAaagacttgccaaaatcacccaAATGCAGACGGAAAACTGTGGGTGTGACAAATGCTCAAGGCAGAGGCACATAGTACTCAGGGGGTCAGGAAGGGGGCCCTGAGAAAATGATGCTCAAGCCAAGAGCAGGAAGAACAGAAGTTAACtagctgaggaggaggagaaacatattccagacaaggacaagagcatgcgcaaaggccctgtggtggcgGCAAGCAGAGTAGGTATGAGAAACTGAAAGGAGGTGAATTAGCGTCAAGTGTCAATCTAGTAAACAAGTGAGAGAAGCAAGATGAAGCTAAATGACTGGTGAGCCAGGCCACACTGGGTCTCGTGGGGCCTGGCAAAGATTCTGGTCTCATCCTATaacaatgggaagccactgaaaggATTTCAGCATGTGACTGACATCAGAATGGGGTTTCAGAGAGATCTCTCGTCCAGTACATGTTGGTGTCAGACTCATGAGCCATCACGTGGCAAGGACCACATCTGTATGCCCAGCACAAGCCTCGGACTCTGCACTGTGGCCAAGGGCAGTGCAGGCTCTGGGCGGAGGCTGGGCAGGTAGGACAGTGGTACTCACGATCTCCCACATGGACTGGGCCG
The genomic region above belongs to Equus caballus isolate H_3958 breed thoroughbred chromosome 2, TB-T2T, whole genome shotgun sequence and contains:
- the NBL1 gene encoding NBL1, DAN family BMP antagonist precursor (The RefSeq protein has 1 substitution compared to this genomic sequence) — its product is MLWVLVGAVLPAMLLAAPPPINKLALFPDKSAWCEAKNITQIVGHSGCEAKSIQNRACLGQCFSYSVPNTFPQSTESLVHCDSCMPAQSMWEIVTLECPGHEEVPRVDKLVEKILHCSCQACGKEPSHEGLSVYVQGEDAPGPPPGAHPHPHPHSHPGGQTPEPEDPPGAPHAEEEGAED
- the NBL1 gene encoding neuroblastoma suppressor of tumorigenicity 1 isoform X1, with translation MLWVLVGAVLPAMLLAAPPPINKLALFPDKSAWCEAKNITQIVGHSGCEAKSIQNRACLGQCFSYSVPNTFPQSTESLVHCDSCMPAQSMWEIVTLECPGHEEVPRVDKLVEKILHCSCQACGKEPSHEGLSVYVQGEDAPVPPPGAHPHPHPHSHPGGQTPEPEDPPGAPHAEEEGAED